From one Amphiura filiformis chromosome 13, Afil_fr2py, whole genome shotgun sequence genomic stretch:
- the LOC140168403 gene encoding globin C, coelomic-like has protein sequence MSLSLLNIISALNEQQKTQLRNTWDLLYVREKRGRVGADLFISLFREHPKYRQQFRSFKDDHDLAALAETAKLKAHGFRVVATINNLIETLDDPALFVEQLKNMARTHHLHGVHRDSFGDMAPILLATFGNHIGGKFTPKAREAWVAAYNFIVDTLVAEYEVIGRESGTE, from the exons ATGAGTCTATCTTTGTTAAATATCATTTCAGCGTTAAATGAACAACAGAAGACGCAGCTAAGGAATACATGGGACTTACTGTATGTGCGTGAGAAACGGGGGAGAGTAGGTGCGGACCTTTTCATAAG CTTATTCAGAGAGCACCCTAAATACAGACAACAATTCCGCTCCTTCAAAGATGACCACGATCTCGCGGCATTGGCAGAGACGGCCAAATTGAAGGCCCACGGCTTCCGTGTCGTGGCTACGATTAACAACTTAATCGAGACACTTGATGATCCTGCATTGTTCGTGGAGCAGCTCAAGAACATGGCCAGGACACATCACCTTCACGGTGTCCACAGAGACAGCTTTGGG GATATGGCACCAATCCTGCTGGCAACTTTCGGCAACCATATCGGTGGTAAGTTCACACCCAAAGCTAGAGAAGCCTGGGTGGCGGCCTACAACTTCATCGTGGATACCCTAGTAGCAGAATATGAGGTGATTGGCCGAGAAAGTGGTACTGAGTAG